Proteins from a single region of Streptomyces griseiscabiei:
- a CDS encoding oxidoreductase C-terminal domain-containing protein: MPWFWSDQGSLRIRIVGLRASDDTAVTRQFGDRDRCLVGYYRDGRLAAVEAVNATADFMALKKALASGTEIAASDLMDPDVSLKTLIKAVTANAVSSG; the protein is encoded by the coding sequence GTGCCGTGGTTCTGGTCGGATCAGGGCAGCCTGCGCATCCGGATCGTCGGACTGCGTGCGAGCGACGACACTGCTGTCACACGCCAATTCGGCGATCGCGACAGATGCCTCGTCGGCTACTACCGGGACGGGCGACTGGCGGCTGTCGAGGCCGTCAACGCGACCGCCGACTTCATGGCCTTGAAGAAGGCGCTGGCCTCCGGAACGGAGATCGCGGCTTCCGATCTCATGGATCCGGACGTATCGCTGAAGACGCTCATCAAGGCGGTGACCGCGAATGCGGTCAGTTCCGGCTGA
- a CDS encoding alpha/beta fold hydrolase, with protein sequence MALTRSCCTGRGPVVTGWRNFRHNLPTLARQFRCLVLEFPGFGISDPTDRHPMLAAPRAVRALLDGLGLQQADVVGNSMGGVVALQLAIGKPELFRRARRAAAPAGVPGDFRELLLRG encoded by the coding sequence ATCGCTCTGACCCGCTCCTGCTGCACGGGTCGGGGCCCGGTTGTCACCGGCTGGCGCAACTTCCGGCACAACCTGCCGACGCTTGCGCGGCAATTCCGCTGTCTCGTCCTGGAGTTCCCTGGCTTCGGTATCAGCGATCCGACCGACAGGCACCCCATGCTGGCCGCGCCGCGGGCCGTGCGAGCGCTGCTCGACGGGCTCGGACTGCAGCAGGCCGACGTTGTCGGCAACTCTATGGGCGGAGTCGTCGCACTTCAGCTTGCGATCGGCAAACCGGAGCTCTTCCGGCGAGCACGCCGTGCTGCGGCGCCGGCTGGAGTTCCTGGAGACTTCCGCGAGCTTCTTCTACGAGGGTGA
- a CDS encoding GH35 family beta-galactosidase: protein MQHHGIDQATGQLIVGGTPYLIRGIEVHNSTSSHADYLEPVWKRCADAAVNTVLAPVSWELVEPTEGEFDFHLVDAMLSGARDHELKLVLLWFGSWKNASSSYVPAWVKLDPVRFPLQVDEAGDPLDNLSPFSTNNRDADAAAFAAFMEHLARVDGREKTVIMVQVENEVGLLGAPRSYGADAAAAWAAPVPAALAEALRNGASPYVQAPDEPSTPTWDLLTGDSDRKAELFMAWHYACYIEHVAAAGLARYDIPLFANAWLDSSVPNGSESANIAVAGGSAPGVFPSGGPLPHVSAAWKLAAPSLAFLAPDVYFGDFDIPFKRYADTNTTLFVPEMRADCHGVSHSFLAIGQYGAIGVSPFGFDSLDDDRTVELRRIYAQLAALENDILAAQPRGRVRGFRVPASKEETFALGKYEFVIRAYPEHGNGERFGYGLLLQFDDDVFIAVGDNFTVCPRSPDGRPVAILQADELVAGTGRLRPRRRLNGDETLSGTGIRIAEHPAPMHGFMATSGIPSGVVRFSLYFPGAPRGTAAPDY from the coding sequence TTGCAACACCACGGCATAGACCAGGCCACGGGCCAGCTGATCGTCGGCGGTACGCCGTACCTGATCCGCGGCATCGAGGTCCACAACTCCACCTCGTCCCACGCCGACTACCTGGAACCCGTGTGGAAGCGGTGTGCGGACGCAGCGGTCAACACCGTTCTTGCACCGGTCAGTTGGGAGCTTGTGGAACCGACGGAGGGAGAGTTCGACTTTCACTTGGTCGACGCCATGCTCTCCGGTGCGCGCGACCACGAGCTCAAGCTGGTGCTTCTCTGGTTCGGCAGCTGGAAGAACGCTTCGTCGAGCTACGTGCCGGCCTGGGTCAAGCTCGATCCGGTCCGTTTTCCGCTGCAGGTCGACGAGGCCGGCGATCCGCTGGACAACCTCAGCCCGTTCTCCACGAACAACCGCGACGCCGACGCGGCCGCTTTCGCGGCCTTCATGGAGCACCTCGCACGCGTCGACGGCCGCGAGAAGACCGTGATCATGGTGCAGGTCGAGAACGAGGTCGGGCTGCTCGGGGCACCGCGCTCCTACGGAGCGGACGCGGCAGCCGCATGGGCGGCTCCCGTTCCGGCAGCCCTTGCGGAAGCACTGCGCAACGGAGCCTCCCCGTACGTCCAGGCCCCGGACGAGCCGTCCACCCCGACGTGGGACCTCCTGACGGGCGACTCCGACCGGAAGGCCGAGTTGTTCATGGCCTGGCACTACGCCTGCTACATCGAGCACGTCGCCGCCGCAGGCCTGGCCCGCTACGACATCCCGCTGTTCGCCAACGCCTGGCTGGACTCGAGCGTGCCGAACGGATCGGAGTCCGCGAACATCGCCGTCGCCGGCGGCAGCGCGCCGGGGGTGTTCCCCAGTGGGGGGCCACTACCGCATGTCAGCGCTGCCTGGAAGCTGGCCGCTCCCTCGCTCGCGTTCCTCGCCCCAGACGTGTACTTCGGCGACTTCGACATCCCGTTCAAGCGCTACGCGGACACGAACACCACCTTGTTCGTGCCCGAGATGCGCGCCGACTGCCACGGGGTCTCGCACAGCTTCCTCGCCATCGGACAGTACGGTGCCATCGGGGTCTCGCCGTTCGGCTTCGACTCCCTCGACGATGACCGCACGGTGGAGCTGCGCCGTATCTATGCGCAGCTCGCGGCGCTGGAGAACGACATCCTTGCCGCACAGCCGCGAGGGCGCGTGCGCGGCTTCCGGGTCCCGGCCTCCAAGGAGGAGACGTTCGCCCTCGGCAAGTACGAGTTCGTGATCAGGGCCTATCCGGAACACGGCAACGGCGAGCGGTTCGGCTATGGGCTCCTGCTGCAGTTCGACGACGACGTGTTCATCGCCGTCGGCGACAACTTCACGGTCTGCCCGCGCTCGCCGGACGGCCGGCCGGTGGCCATCTTGCAGGCGGACGAACTCGTGGCAGGCACGGGCCGGCTCCGTCCGCGAAGGCGCCTCAATGGTGACGAGACGTTGTCCGGCACCGGCATCAGGATCGCGGAGCACCCGGCCCCGATGCACGGTTTCATGGCGACCAGCGGGATCCCGTCAGGGGTGGTGAGGTTCTCGCTGTACTTCCCCGGGGCGCCGAGGGGCACCGCCGCCCCGGACTACTGA
- a CDS encoding glycosyl hydrolase: MSRFSRRQFCATAAAVTLAPTGTLWAGAKSAAASSSTGLDSAFVRRFAHPPANARPKIRYWWPCGEIAAETIDAEIEAIAGRGFGAVEIQCIVTADAQQYGWGSAVLTERLEQAVAAGHRHGVRIDLTVGPAWPLVAPGLSPDSPEAAQEIAYGRAVLAGGEAYDGPVPAAPQPHAGVTEQTLIAVQAFRCAGPTDAKPVLLERASRIDLTGRVSDGTLAWTAPADGQWLLFAFWQRGTGQAAVVGQAATTEAAYVVDHFSAAGTRAVTSYWDERVLTPRLRSLLQDNGGDLFEDSLELDSAQHWSRELPARFKKLRGYSLIDNLPVLFIDRIHRQYTSVTPDDTPDFAFTDDSGARVRDDYYHTLTDLYISEHVEPLKSWAHAMGLRLRAQPYGTTTDVPTIGAALDINETESLGAAPDYTDEPYRWLSSGAVHLSGQRVFSLEGCAIYGEAYAQTWPQMLKHFNAAFAHGVNQVVYHGFATEAGLGTTWPGFSPFTLQGGNGFSEAWGPRQPTWNDTGKIVDWTARTQFALRQGRPSVDLVVYRHAYGTGMRIPAGLDGFTYDFAGPAQLDGTRVRDRRLAPEGPAYRALILDRQPTLPIATARLLLSHARSGLPVVIVGAPPTRTPGAHRAAQQDAALAELMDLLLKQASVRHVAEPSGLPAVFEVLGIRPAADTRVAPAVLALRRTLSRGALYHLHNSSERAVSEEVALEGRGTPYELDAWTGTVTSVAQYRTERGRITVPVRLAPGESTIIVLVPGSARHVVATTGGEVVTAPGGGLLLRGSTAGSYTVKLDDGSERRVTVPPTGAAQELNVWELSVEDWHRGPDGKLEVSEHEHHLNRLAPWSAIPGLEDVSGVGTYRTTVRLVRLDGAYLDLGQVTDTFEVTVNGTTLPPSDQVGRRIDLSGYVKQGDNSITVRVATPLRNRLRVTEGFPGQAEKPRQQYGLMGPVRIAPYRQVPIPE; the protein is encoded by the coding sequence GTGTCCCGTTTCTCCCGCAGACAGTTCTGTGCGACCGCGGCCGCGGTGACGCTGGCACCCACGGGGACCTTGTGGGCCGGGGCCAAGAGCGCTGCCGCCTCTTCGTCGACCGGGCTGGACAGCGCCTTCGTCCGGCGGTTCGCTCACCCGCCTGCGAATGCCCGGCCGAAGATCCGCTACTGGTGGCCGTGCGGAGAGATCGCGGCGGAAACCATCGACGCGGAGATCGAGGCGATCGCAGGCCGAGGTTTCGGCGCAGTCGAGATCCAGTGCATCGTCACCGCCGACGCTCAGCAGTACGGCTGGGGCAGCGCTGTGCTCACCGAGCGCCTGGAGCAGGCGGTCGCCGCCGGTCACAGGCACGGGGTGCGCATCGATCTCACCGTGGGCCCGGCCTGGCCGCTGGTGGCCCCCGGGCTGTCGCCGGACAGCCCGGAAGCAGCCCAGGAGATCGCCTACGGGCGTGCGGTCCTTGCGGGCGGCGAAGCATACGACGGGCCCGTGCCGGCGGCCCCGCAGCCGCACGCGGGCGTCACCGAGCAAACCCTGATAGCGGTCCAGGCGTTTCGCTGCGCGGGCCCAACCGACGCGAAGCCCGTACTGCTCGAGCGGGCTTCCCGGATCGACCTCACAGGACGGGTGAGCGACGGCACCCTCGCCTGGACCGCCCCAGCGGATGGGCAGTGGCTGCTGTTCGCGTTCTGGCAGCGCGGCACCGGCCAGGCCGCCGTCGTCGGCCAGGCCGCCACGACAGAGGCGGCGTATGTCGTCGACCACTTCAGTGCCGCCGGTACCCGGGCAGTAACCAGCTACTGGGACGAGCGCGTCCTGACGCCCCGCCTGCGCAGTCTGCTGCAGGACAACGGAGGGGATCTCTTCGAAGATTCCCTGGAGTTGGACTCCGCCCAGCACTGGTCCCGGGAACTTCCGGCGCGCTTCAAGAAGCTGCGCGGCTACTCCTTGATCGACAACCTGCCGGTGCTGTTCATCGACCGGATCCACCGGCAGTACACGAGCGTGACACCCGACGACACCCCGGACTTCGCGTTCACCGACGACAGTGGCGCCCGCGTCCGCGACGACTACTATCACACGCTCACGGACCTGTACATCAGTGAGCACGTCGAGCCACTGAAGTCCTGGGCGCACGCCATGGGCCTGAGACTGCGGGCCCAGCCCTACGGCACCACCACCGACGTTCCCACGATCGGCGCGGCCCTCGACATCAACGAGACCGAGTCGCTCGGCGCGGCGCCCGACTACACCGACGAGCCATACCGATGGCTCTCGTCCGGTGCGGTGCACCTGTCCGGGCAGCGCGTCTTCTCGCTCGAAGGCTGCGCGATCTACGGCGAGGCGTACGCGCAGACCTGGCCGCAGATGCTCAAGCACTTCAACGCCGCCTTCGCCCACGGTGTCAACCAGGTCGTCTATCACGGCTTCGCCACCGAGGCGGGCCTGGGAACCACCTGGCCCGGCTTCTCACCGTTCACCCTCCAGGGCGGCAACGGTTTCTCCGAGGCATGGGGGCCGCGCCAGCCCACGTGGAACGACACCGGCAAGATCGTCGACTGGACTGCGCGCACGCAGTTCGCCCTGCGCCAGGGCAGGCCTTCGGTGGACTTGGTCGTCTACCGCCACGCCTACGGGACCGGCATGCGCATCCCGGCCGGGCTGGACGGCTTCACTTACGACTTCGCCGGCCCGGCACAACTCGACGGAACCCGCGTACGTGACCGGCGCCTTGCCCCGGAAGGACCCGCCTATCGTGCGCTGATCCTCGACCGCCAGCCCACGTTGCCCATAGCCACCGCCCGACTGCTGCTGTCGCACGCCCGCAGCGGCCTGCCCGTAGTGATCGTCGGTGCGCCGCCGACCCGCACGCCTGGCGCCCACCGGGCGGCACAGCAGGATGCGGCACTGGCCGAGTTGATGGACCTGTTGCTCAAGCAGGCCTCGGTACGCCACGTCGCCGAACCGAGCGGGTTGCCCGCCGTCTTCGAGGTGCTCGGCATCCGTCCCGCAGCGGACACGCGCGTCGCTCCCGCCGTGCTCGCCCTGCGTCGCACACTGTCGCGAGGCGCGCTGTATCACCTGCACAACTCCTCGGAAAGAGCCGTGTCCGAGGAGGTCGCCCTGGAGGGCCGAGGCACCCCCTACGAACTGGATGCCTGGACGGGCACGGTCACCTCAGTCGCCCAGTACCGAACAGAACGCGGGCGGATCACAGTCCCGGTGCGGCTCGCACCCGGCGAATCCACCATCATCGTTCTCGTACCGGGCAGTGCCCGTCATGTGGTCGCCACCACGGGCGGAGAGGTCGTGACGGCGCCCGGTGGCGGTCTGCTCCTGCGGGGCTCAACGGCTGGTTCGTACACCGTGAAGCTTGACGACGGCTCCGAACGGAGGGTGACCGTTCCTCCCACCGGGGCAGCCCAGGAGCTGAACGTGTGGGAGCTCTCCGTCGAGGACTGGCACCGAGGCCCGGACGGCAAGCTCGAAGTCAGCGAGCACGAGCATCACCTGAACCGCCTTGCACCCTGGTCCGCCATCCCCGGCCTTGAGGACGTCTCCGGGGTCGGCACCTATCGCACCACGGTACGGCTCGTGCGGTTGGACGGGGCCTACCTCGACCTCGGACAGGTCACCGACACCTTCGAGGTGACGGTCAACGGCACGACGCTGCCACCGTCCGACCAGGTCGGCCGGCGGATCGATCTCAGTGGCTACGTGAAGCAAGGAGACAACAGCATCACGGTCCGGGTGGCGACACCGCTGCGCAATCGCCTTCGGGTCACGGAAGGCTTCCCGGGTCAGGCCGAGAAGCCCCGGCAGCAATACGGCCTCATGGGGCCGGTCCGTATCGCGCCGTACCGCCAGGTACCGATCCCGGAATGA
- a CDS encoding FAD-binding protein produces the protein MRTRCANSPRRSRSRRTPWRPRSLASTASRPRAGTRTAGAATVRTTTITATTHCRTPISTRLTADPSTRSGSEAGDLGTKGGVLTDAQGRVLRPDGSVIPGLYATGNASAAVMGNEYAGAGATIGPAMVFSYLAMEHAAKSAAG, from the coding sequence ATGCGGACACGCTGCGCGAACTCGCCGAGAAGATCGCGGTCCCGCCGGACGCCCTGGAGGCCACGGTCGCTCGCTTCAACGGCTTCGCGGCCAAGGGCAGGGACGAGGACTGCGGGCGCGGCGACAGTCCGTACGACAACTATTACGGCGACCACTCACTGCCGAACCCCAATCTCGACACGATTGACGGCGGACCCTTCTACGCGATCCGGATCGGAGGCGGGGGATCTGGGCACCAAGGGCGGCGTACTGACGGACGCTCAGGGCCGCGTGCTGCGGCCGGACGGCAGCGTGATCCCTGGTCTGTACGCCACGGGCAACGCATCGGCCGCGGTGATGGGCAACGAGTACGCCGGGGCAGGAGCCACGATTGGTCCCGCCATGGTGTTCAGCTACCTGGCGATGGAGCACGCGGCGAAGAGCGCCGCGGGCTGA
- a CDS encoding IclR family transcriptional regulator produces MTLALSSRPEVAVRPPSMVERMTLIMDCFEGPKTRLLLEEVSRRTGLPRSTAHRILDQLVRLQWVEHTRSGYHLGRRVRTWGARESGHSDLRAAAAPWLHELAVMTDLVVHLGTLDETYVEYLDKVGGRRAAAVASRVGGRAPAHCTALGKAMLAWLPPEEIDELYADGVPAATGASVDGLPALHRELGRIRRDRGLAVERGECVEGIACVGVAIRGPEGPVGAISLVAGHASPLERIAPLVYDMAQRITLDLFGESALRTARVGTA; encoded by the coding sequence ATGACGCTGGCGCTGTCGTCACGACCGGAGGTCGCGGTGCGACCGCCCTCGATGGTCGAGCGAATGACGTTGATCATGGACTGCTTCGAGGGACCGAAGACCCGGCTGCTGTTGGAGGAGGTCTCCCGCCGCACCGGACTTCCGAGGTCGACCGCGCACCGCATCCTCGACCAGCTCGTGCGGCTGCAGTGGGTCGAGCACACCCGCTCTGGCTACCACCTCGGGCGGCGAGTGCGGACCTGGGGGGCGCGGGAGAGCGGGCACTCGGATCTGCGCGCGGCCGCCGCGCCGTGGCTGCACGAGCTCGCCGTCATGACTGACCTCGTCGTACATCTGGGCACCCTCGACGAGACGTATGTCGAGTACCTGGACAAGGTCGGCGGCCGCCGGGCTGCCGCTGTCGCCTCCCGTGTCGGAGGCCGGGCACCCGCGCACTGCACGGCGCTCGGCAAGGCGATGCTCGCCTGGCTGCCGCCGGAAGAGATCGACGAGTTGTACGCCGACGGGGTGCCGGCCGCGACGGGCGCGAGCGTCGACGGCCTTCCCGCACTTCACCGTGAACTCGGCCGTATCCGGCGTGACCGAGGGCTCGCCGTCGAACGGGGGGAGTGCGTCGAGGGGATCGCGTGCGTCGGCGTGGCGATCCGGGGACCTGAGGGTCCGGTCGGCGCTATTTCCCTGGTCGCCGGGCACGCGTCGCCACTGGAGCGCATCGCGCCGCTGGTGTACGACATGGCGCAGCGGATCACTCTGGACCTGTTCGGCGAAAGCGCACTGCGCACGGCACGCGTAGGCACGGCCTGA
- a CDS encoding MarR family winged helix-turn-helix transcriptional regulator: MDRVPEELALERATLRLINTVAFMSGTRAHSRGLRAVTGTELSPSDLRFIELLGSRGAVPTSTVARELGIDLGQTSRQAAQLEAAGHLVRSTDPADRRRTLLELSEPAAATLDRWLLAWSRDYLVAEPRWSADGIAALAEWFTLVYDRLVTALPDSPRSAAADRWTELAGDDYDAGTRAFFRPVIGIVTWVGQSSGFNDLLELIDAPVRQTGLFALQVIQRSGPLPVAEVAARLAIDPSQASKRLRQLTQLRLVDRAVDGFDRRSTLVRISRKGAALLTRVLEVQLTVFQKLIDDLSSEDRQRWTPLVESYVTTLLDARGSTGPSGGDLFSRN; the protein is encoded by the coding sequence GTGGACCGGGTGCCCGAGGAGCTCGCGCTGGAGAGGGCGACGCTCAGACTCATCAACACGGTCGCCTTCATGTCCGGTACGCGGGCGCACAGCCGCGGGTTGCGAGCGGTGACCGGAACCGAACTGTCGCCCTCCGACCTGCGCTTCATCGAGCTCCTCGGCAGCCGTGGCGCGGTGCCGACCAGCACGGTGGCACGCGAGCTCGGCATCGATCTCGGCCAGACGAGCCGACAGGCGGCCCAGCTCGAGGCTGCCGGACACCTCGTACGCAGCACGGATCCTGCGGATCGCCGCCGGACCCTGTTGGAACTGTCGGAGCCGGCCGCGGCGACGCTCGACCGGTGGCTGCTCGCATGGAGCCGCGACTACCTGGTGGCGGAACCCCGGTGGTCCGCTGACGGCATCGCGGCGCTCGCCGAATGGTTCACGCTCGTGTATGACCGGCTGGTGACGGCGCTGCCCGACAGCCCCCGGTCCGCGGCCGCTGACCGCTGGACGGAGCTTGCGGGTGACGACTACGACGCCGGAACCCGCGCCTTCTTCCGCCCAGTCATCGGAATCGTCACCTGGGTCGGCCAGTCCAGCGGGTTCAACGATCTGCTGGAACTCATCGACGCGCCCGTACGGCAGACCGGGCTGTTCGCCCTCCAAGTGATCCAACGCAGCGGCCCTCTCCCCGTCGCAGAGGTCGCGGCCCGGCTCGCGATCGACCCTTCGCAGGCGAGCAAGCGCCTGCGCCAGCTCACCCAACTGCGGCTGGTGGACCGCGCGGTGGACGGGTTCGACCGCCGCAGCACACTGGTCCGCATCTCGCGCAAGGGGGCGGCGCTGCTCACGCGCGTGCTCGAAGTCCAGCTGACGGTATTCCAGAAGCTGATCGACGACCTCAGCTCCGAGGACCGACAGCGCTGGACGCCCTTGGTCGAGTCGTATGTCACCACGCTGCTCGACGCTCGGGGCTCGACCGGCCCGTCCGGAGGAGATCTGTTCAGCCGGAACTGA
- a CDS encoding SDR family NAD(P)-dependent oxidoreductase — protein MERLSSRRVFVTGAASGIGRSTTLRLLEEGAAVVATDIEEEGLSGTAGLAAKAGTGERLVTAALDVADADAVVDVVGETIATLGGLDALVNIAGMLRGAHTHQCSLELWNRVLAVNLTGTFLVTRAALPALLETGNGVVVNFSSTSAQFAHPFLAAYSASKGGILSFTHSIAQEYAKQGLRAVNICPGGIVSAMTENFASLVPEDTDWSLFAKLTPAVRERYGSPEVVAAVVATLISDDGAFISGTEIRIDGGTHQ, from the coding sequence ATGGAACGACTCAGCAGCAGACGCGTGTTCGTCACCGGAGCCGCTTCGGGCATCGGACGCTCGACGACGTTGAGGCTGCTCGAGGAAGGAGCGGCGGTCGTCGCGACGGACATCGAGGAAGAGGGGCTCAGCGGGACCGCCGGCCTGGCCGCGAAGGCCGGCACCGGCGAGCGGCTCGTCACCGCGGCGCTGGACGTGGCGGACGCGGACGCGGTCGTCGACGTCGTGGGTGAAACGATTGCCACCCTCGGCGGGCTCGACGCGCTCGTGAACATCGCCGGCATGCTGCGCGGAGCGCATACACACCAGTGCTCGCTCGAGCTGTGGAACCGCGTCCTTGCCGTGAACCTCACGGGCACGTTCCTGGTCACCCGGGCCGCGTTGCCCGCGCTGCTGGAGACGGGTAACGGCGTCGTGGTCAACTTCAGCTCCACGTCAGCCCAGTTCGCCCATCCGTTCCTGGCCGCGTACTCCGCCAGCAAGGGCGGGATCCTGTCCTTCACGCACAGCATCGCCCAGGAGTACGCCAAGCAGGGCTTGCGCGCGGTAAACATCTGCCCTGGCGGCATCGTCAGCGCCATGACCGAGAACTTCGCGTCACTGGTGCCGGAGGACACCGACTGGAGCCTCTTCGCGAAGCTCACTCCCGCAGTCCGGGAGCGCTACGGGTCGCCGGAGGTGGTGGCAGCAGTCGTGGCCACGCTCATCTCCGACGACGGCGCCTTCATCTCCGGCACGGAGATCCGTATTGACGGCGGCACCCATCAGTAG
- a CDS encoding glycoside hydrolase family 3 N-terminal domain-containing protein, which yields MTDARSRAIELLGRMTLHEKVAQLTSLIPTMLFDAKGIRPDVAAAKLANGIGYIEPHMGGFPANAAELARLNNAVQRHLVENTRLGIPAIMHIEALNGVNAPTFTSFPTAIALAATWDTTGVGEMAALTRRQMRSVGLHHALSPLLDIARDARWGRVHETYGEDPYLVSALGVSFVRNLQGESLLDGVIATGKHFLGYAMSEAGLNMATVPMGARELREVYARPFAAAIQLAGLGSIMNSLADWDGVPAAADPRVFRKMLRDQLGFNGTVVSDWLSIENLVTHHRAARDAREAGVLGMRAGIDVEMPEPFGYGDNLVEAVRDGEIPETTVDESVLRVLTHKFQLGLFENPYVETDPVEIMSVAQEGRDLSLRLARESVTLLKNDDGVLPLSGAPRIAVVGPHAEAVGTAFAPYTFPSFIELTRALLNGKTSSMVGVENLDSFGPDDAYVHEEIGDLLAMSEDEFARSRYEAVSLADALQAALPDSEILVATGCGVTDGAEGIGAAVDVARDADVVVLALGGVARWFFGERTEGEGADTADVTLPDVQRRLVHEIAALGKTTVGVIFSGRPLALGDVEPELDAILLGYYGSQFGTPAVAEILSGTAEPQGRLPYTIPRSSGQVPLHAGQRFGSGYRRREGDPHGGYVDESAAPLYPFGHGLTYTEFVYSDLQLSSTSIAPDRTVEVTATVTNTGDRPGVELMQLYVEDDAPGVSRPALQLAGFHRLELQPGDQATVRFALELPLLAYLSLDDRWVVDPGPMWISVGSSSSDLRLRGRLDVVGDTVDVTRRRVYLTHSARTAPTTGT from the coding sequence ATGACCGACGCACGTTCCCGCGCCATCGAGTTGCTCGGTCGCATGACCCTGCACGAAAAGGTCGCGCAGCTGACGTCGCTGATCCCGACAATGCTCTTCGACGCCAAAGGCATCCGCCCGGACGTCGCCGCGGCCAAGCTGGCGAATGGCATCGGCTACATCGAACCGCACATGGGGGGCTTTCCGGCGAACGCGGCCGAACTCGCCCGGCTCAACAACGCGGTACAGCGCCACCTGGTCGAGAACACCCGCCTGGGCATTCCCGCGATCATGCACATCGAGGCGCTGAACGGTGTGAACGCCCCCACCTTCACATCCTTCCCCACCGCGATCGCCCTCGCGGCCACCTGGGACACCACCGGGGTGGGCGAGATGGCCGCACTGACCCGTCGGCAGATGCGATCCGTGGGCCTGCACCACGCCCTGTCGCCGCTGCTCGACATCGCCCGCGACGCGCGATGGGGCCGAGTTCACGAGACGTACGGCGAGGATCCATACCTGGTCAGCGCGCTGGGAGTGTCCTTCGTACGCAATCTTCAAGGCGAGTCGCTGCTGGACGGGGTCATCGCCACCGGCAAGCACTTCCTCGGCTACGCAATGAGTGAGGCCGGTCTCAACATGGCGACCGTGCCGATGGGAGCGCGCGAGCTGCGGGAGGTGTACGCGCGCCCCTTCGCCGCCGCCATCCAGCTCGCGGGACTGGGCTCGATCATGAACTCGCTCGCCGACTGGGACGGAGTGCCCGCTGCCGCCGACCCTCGGGTGTTCCGCAAGATGTTGCGCGACCAACTCGGGTTCAACGGCACCGTCGTGTCGGACTGGCTGTCGATCGAGAACCTCGTGACCCATCATCGCGCCGCGCGCGATGCACGCGAAGCGGGCGTGCTCGGCATGCGGGCCGGCATCGACGTGGAAATGCCCGAGCCGTTCGGCTACGGCGACAACCTCGTCGAGGCCGTCCGCGACGGCGAGATTCCCGAAACGACCGTCGACGAGTCGGTCCTCCGCGTACTGACGCACAAGTTCCAACTGGGCCTGTTCGAGAACCCCTACGTGGAAACCGACCCGGTGGAGATCATGTCCGTGGCGCAGGAGGGCCGCGACCTCTCCCTGCGTCTTGCGCGCGAGTCCGTCACGCTCCTCAAGAACGACGACGGGGTGCTCCCACTCAGCGGCGCCCCGCGCATCGCGGTCGTCGGACCTCATGCCGAGGCTGTGGGCACGGCCTTCGCCCCGTACACCTTCCCCTCCTTCATCGAGCTGACCCGAGCACTGCTGAACGGCAAGACGAGTTCCATGGTCGGTGTCGAAAACCTCGACTCCTTCGGCCCCGACGACGCCTACGTGCACGAGGAGATCGGCGACCTGCTCGCCATGAGCGAGGACGAGTTCGCGAGGTCGCGCTACGAAGCGGTCTCCCTGGCGGACGCCCTCCAAGCCGCGCTACCCGACTCCGAAATCCTCGTCGCAACTGGATGCGGAGTCACCGACGGGGCCGAGGGGATCGGCGCGGCAGTCGACGTCGCGCGTGATGCGGATGTCGTGGTCCTGGCACTGGGCGGCGTGGCGCGATGGTTCTTCGGTGAACGGACGGAGGGTGAGGGTGCGGACACCGCCGATGTGACGCTGCCGGATGTACAGCGTCGGCTCGTGCACGAGATCGCCGCGCTCGGCAAGACGACCGTCGGCGTGATCTTCTCGGGCCGCCCTCTCGCCCTTGGTGACGTCGAGCCCGAGCTCGACGCCATCCTGCTCGGGTACTACGGCTCGCAGTTCGGCACACCTGCCGTCGCGGAGATCCTCAGCGGCACGGCCGAGCCGCAGGGCCGCCTGCCGTACACGATCCCCCGCTCCAGCGGTCAGGTCCCCCTCCATGCGGGCCAGCGGTTCGGCAGCGGATACCGCCGTCGGGAAGGCGATCCGCACGGCGGATACGTGGACGAGTCCGCGGCACCGCTCTACCCGTTCGGGCACGGCCTGACGTATACCGAATTCGTCTACTCCGACCTCCAGCTGAGCAGCACGTCGATCGCACCCGACCGCACCGTCGAGGTCACCGCGACCGTCACGAACACGGGCGACCGCCCAGGCGTAGAACTCATGCAGCTCTACGTCGAGGACGATGCGCCCGGCGTGTCGAGGCCGGCGCTCCAGCTCGCGGGGTTCCATCGCCTCGAACTGCAGCCAGGGGATCAGGCGACGGTGAGATTCGCTCTGGAACTCCCGCTGCTGGCCTACCTGTCCCTGGACGACAGATGGGTCGTGGATCCGGGCCCGATGTGGATCTCGGTCGGCTCGTCGTCGAGTGACCTTCGCCTGCGCGGTCGCCTGGACGTCGTCGGTGACACCGTGGACGTCACGCGACGGAGGGTGTACCTGACCCACTCTGCACGGACCGCTCCTACGACGGGAACGTGA